In Gammaproteobacteria bacterium, one genomic interval encodes:
- a CDS encoding NTP-binding protein yields the protein MAATFPLKKPSNLNDPKISEFILQKSEGILGEIVTLLRKAAIQAIYTKATINEMMFRMIDYHSLSEWRKTFERSLAEAS from the coding sequence ATGGCTGCCACCTTTCCTTTAAAAAAGCCATCAAACTTGAATGACCCAAAGATATCTGAATTTATCTTGCAAAAAAGCGAAGGAATTTTAGGAGAGATAGTCACTTTGTTGCGAAAAGCTGCTATTCAAGCTATTTATACGAAAGCAACAATAAATGAAATGATGTTTAGGATGATTGATTACCATTCTCTTTCAGAGTGGCGCAAAACATTTGAAAGGAGTTTAGCAGAGGCATCATAA
- a CDS encoding TniB family NTP-binding protein — protein MACTWTYSRSNIGYLENQIISLFREYKVKMLIIDEIHNSLGGQNNKQREFLNLLRLIGNELKIPLICVGTKDAYLAIRSDTQLENRFELFVLQDGKWEENMIRCWLAWLPPFL, from the coding sequence TTGGCGTGTACCTGGACGTATAGTAGATCTAATATTGGCTATCTAGAAAACCAGATTATTTCTCTCTTTAGAGAATATAAAGTGAAGATGTTAATTATTGATGAGATTCACAATTCATTAGGCGGGCAAAATAACAAACAACGTGAATTTCTTAATTTATTGCGCCTTATTGGTAATGAATTAAAAATCCCTTTAATTTGTGTTGGCACAAAAGATGCTTATCTAGCTATTCGCAGTGATACGCAACTTGAGAATCGTTTTGAACTTTTTGTTTTGCAAGATGGAAAGTGGGAAGAGAATATGATTCGTTGTTGGCTAGCATGGCTGCCACCTTTCCTTTAA
- a CDS encoding TniB family NTP-binding protein — MPIVSIQMPPLPDARRFYLAILENLNWRVPGRIVDLILAI; from the coding sequence ATGCCGATAGTATCGATCCAAATGCCGCCACTACCTGATGCAAGACGATTTTACTTAGCAATTCTCGAAAATTTAAATTGGCGTGTACCTGGACGTATAGTAGATCTAATATTGGCTATCTAG